A genomic segment from Acidobacteriota bacterium encodes:
- the rfbA gene encoding glucose-1-phosphate thymidylyltransferase RfbA: MSPLRGILLAGGAGTRLHPVTRAVSKQLLPVYDQPMIHYPLSSLMVAGVREVLIITTPHDQPAFRRLLGDGRDLGIELSYAVQEAPEGIAQAFLIGAEHLRGARAALALGDNIFHGHGLADVLQRAAARHMSSPGATIFGYRVRDPERYGVVEFDAGRRVIGLEEKPAAPKSPYAVPGLYFYDDRVVELARTLRPSVRGELEITDLNRLYLDEGTLRVELLGRGIAWLDTGTHEALLQAGNFIQALEERQGLKVACLEEVAYRMGYIEADQLRRLAAKTSDGYGRYLSLVLEEGR, from the coding sequence ATGAGTCCGCTTCGGGGCATCCTGCTGGCGGGCGGGGCCGGCACCCGGCTTCACCCGGTGACGCGGGCGGTCAGCAAGCAGTTGCTGCCGGTCTACGACCAGCCGATGATCCACTACCCGCTCTCCAGCCTGATGGTCGCGGGTGTGCGGGAGGTCCTGATCATCACCACGCCGCACGACCAGCCCGCGTTCCGGCGCCTGCTCGGCGACGGCCGGGATCTGGGAATCGAGCTCTCCTACGCCGTCCAGGAGGCCCCCGAGGGGATCGCCCAGGCGTTCCTGATCGGGGCCGAGCATCTGAGGGGCGCCCGGGCGGCGCTGGCCCTGGGCGACAACATCTTCCACGGCCACGGACTGGCGGACGTCTTGCAGCGGGCGGCGGCGCGGCACATGTCCTCGCCCGGCGCCACGATCTTCGGCTACCGGGTCCGGGATCCGGAGCGCTACGGCGTCGTCGAGTTCGATGCGGGGCGGCGCGTGATCGGCCTGGAGGAGAAGCCGGCGGCGCCGAAGTCGCCGTACGCGGTGCCGGGCCTCTACTTCTACGACGACCGCGTCGTCGAGTTGGCGCGGACGCTCCGTCCCTCGGTGCGGGGCGAACTGGAGATCACCGACCTGAACCGGCTCTACCTGGACGAAGGGACGCTCCGGGTCGAACTGCTCGGCCGCGGCATCGCCTGGCTCGACACGGGGACCCACGAGGCCCTGCTGCAGGCGGGCAACTTCATTCAGGCGCTCGAGGAGCGGCAGGGACTGAAAGTGGCCTGCCTGGAGGAGGTCGCCTACCGCATGGGCTACATCGAAGCCGACCAGTTGCGGCGGCTGGCGGCGAAGACCAGCGACGGGTACGGCCGCTACCTCAGCCTGGTCCTCGAGGAAGGGCGGTGA
- a CDS encoding CRTAC1 family protein yields MPARGLASLVLLAAPLAAAASDDLAESCSRLRDGSNAYFGTRLADELRASLSASPNSPEIQAQLGGELLRLGDTAGAITHLAAATEALAASPEVRPTIPEWNLALAHLQRAEDLNCVHNAGAAPGRSADSCILPLGPSAVHGRPEHARAAGDLFLSMLEEGRPTGPWRHRARWLLNVARRLTGDFPDGVPARFRISEDVFTSAAFTGGRWRNLGPELGIDALDLAGGAVVDDFDGDGVLDLITSTWDPCGPLQAFRGDGRGGFEDTGEAWGLSGQLGGLNLIHADYDGDGRLDLFVLRGAWLLEEGRIRNSLLRNELGGDAGRFVDITEAAGLAEPAYPTQAAAWGDYDGDGDLDLYVGNEASEAHEYASQLFRNLGNGTFEDVAAEAGVSNLRYAKGVAWGDVDNDGDLDLYVSNFGANRLYVNTAGVFQDEAIRAGVTEPERESFATWFFDYDNDGDLDLYVGDYRNQATEVVASYMGSDPGVGQPLLYRNDCGPEPDCGGRLRMTEVSRALGIRRPALPMGANYGDLDNDGWLDFYLGTGEPDLASLMPNVMYRYNGRRFEEVTFAGGFGHLQKGHGVAFGDLDHDGDMDLLHQLGGFYPTDTFGNALFENPGSENAWITLRFTGAGPAGSGANRYGVGSRIALTVDGPGGKRTIHRLVGSGGSFGGNSMQLEVGLGDAARVDEIRVRWAGSGTAQVFEDVEPRATYRVSEHAESLERVAAPSFRLGGDG; encoded by the coding sequence ATGCCAGCCCGCGGGCTCGCCAGTCTGGTCCTGCTCGCAGCTCCCCTGGCAGCTGCGGCCTCCGACGACCTTGCGGAGTCCTGCAGCCGGCTACGGGACGGCTCGAACGCCTACTTCGGAACGCGCCTCGCGGACGAGCTTCGAGCAAGCCTGTCCGCCAGCCCGAACAGCCCCGAGATCCAGGCGCAGCTCGGCGGCGAACTGCTCCGGCTCGGCGACACGGCAGGGGCGATCACGCACCTTGCGGCGGCTACCGAGGCCCTGGCTGCCTCGCCGGAAGTCCGGCCGACCATTCCCGAGTGGAACCTGGCCCTGGCCCACCTCCAGCGGGCGGAGGATCTGAACTGCGTCCACAATGCCGGCGCGGCGCCGGGCCGCTCGGCCGACAGTTGCATCCTCCCGCTCGGCCCGTCCGCGGTCCACGGACGCCCCGAACACGCCCGTGCGGCAGGTGACCTTTTCCTGTCCATGCTGGAGGAAGGCCGCCCGACGGGGCCATGGAGGCACCGGGCAAGGTGGCTGCTCAACGTGGCGCGACGGCTGACCGGGGACTTTCCGGACGGGGTGCCCGCCCGGTTCCGGATCAGCGAGGACGTGTTCACGTCGGCGGCGTTCACCGGCGGTCGCTGGCGCAACCTTGGGCCGGAACTCGGCATCGATGCTCTCGATCTTGCCGGCGGGGCGGTCGTCGACGACTTCGACGGCGACGGCGTTCTCGACCTGATCACTTCGACCTGGGATCCCTGCGGGCCTCTGCAAGCGTTTCGAGGCGACGGCCGCGGCGGTTTCGAGGACACGGGCGAAGCCTGGGGGCTCAGTGGTCAACTCGGTGGGCTGAACCTGATCCACGCCGACTACGACGGCGACGGCCGCCTCGACCTGTTCGTGCTGCGCGGCGCCTGGCTGCTGGAGGAGGGGCGCATCCGCAACTCGTTGCTGCGCAACGAACTGGGCGGCGACGCCGGGCGCTTCGTCGACATCACCGAGGCGGCCGGCCTGGCCGAACCCGCCTATCCGACCCAGGCCGCCGCCTGGGGCGACTACGACGGCGACGGCGACCTTGACCTCTACGTCGGCAACGAGGCGAGCGAGGCCCACGAGTACGCCTCGCAACTGTTCCGCAACCTGGGCAACGGCACGTTCGAGGACGTCGCGGCCGAAGCCGGCGTCAGCAACCTGCGCTACGCCAAGGGCGTCGCCTGGGGCGACGTGGACAACGACGGCGATCTCGACCTCTACGTGTCCAACTTCGGCGCCAACCGGCTCTACGTGAACACGGCTGGCGTCTTCCAGGACGAAGCCATCCGGGCAGGGGTTACCGAGCCGGAGCGGGAGAGCTTCGCTACCTGGTTCTTCGACTACGACAACGACGGCGACCTGGATCTCTACGTCGGCGACTATCGCAACCAGGCCACCGAGGTTGTGGCCTCCTACATGGGCTCGGACCCCGGCGTGGGCCAGCCTCTGCTCTACCGCAACGACTGCGGGCCGGAGCCCGACTGCGGAGGCAGGCTGCGGATGACCGAAGTGTCCCGCGCGCTGGGCATCCGACGGCCCGCTCTGCCGATGGGCGCCAACTACGGCGATCTGGACAACGACGGCTGGCTCGACTTCTACCTGGGCACCGGCGAACCGGATCTCGCCAGCCTGATGCCAAACGTCATGTACCGCTACAACGGCCGGCGCTTCGAGGAAGTCACCTTCGCCGGCGGCTTCGGCCACCTCCAGAAGGGTCACGGCGTCGCCTTCGGCGACCTGGACCATGACGGGGACATGGACCTGCTTCACCAGCTTGGCGGCTTCTACCCGACCGACACCTTCGGCAACGCCCTGTTCGAGAACCCGGGCAGCGAGAACGCGTGGATCACCCTGCGCTTCACCGGCGCCGGCCCCGCCGGCTCGGGGGCCAACCGCTACGGCGTCGGCTCGCGGATCGCCCTGACCGTCGACGGGCCCGGCGGCAAGCGGACGATCCACCGTCTGGTCGGCTCGGGGGGCTCCTTCGGCGGCAACAGCATGCAGCTCGAAGTGGGTCTCGGCGACGCCGCGCGG
- a CDS encoding polymer-forming cytoskeletal protein, producing the protein MNMRNRIDLRTLFQSLEDPVAPAGLTERIMRQVAATSRPPMTPVRRPILPFAIPHWARLPLAVSAAAAVLLLTGAAWLAPSSWLGLLDSLQASLFTAVWLLTQAATVLAESVALLNGAVRVGEVLDLILNTPVATITIAAVTLLCLVGVALLHRLSRAPVHRTRGRGFRAGALLVAFGLCCTGLAFGQPQQEAETAGEDAREEAAAAIEEVREQLDEALEEAGESAQGAVEDAIERIEDLERDLAEAEDAGGESGPVVRVDLDNKVAFGSTVRVGRDEVADDITSIGGGIKVDGEVRGDAVAIGGEAKIDGRVTGEVVAIGGDVELGPDAEVLGDIVTVGGRVSLEEGATVLGEISEVDWGDFEWDWDGDWFDGWSGDWFPRVGERPPFFRVGKVFEFVRAIIFTGLLIVLAGLVLLVSPKGVDRVRAAAVSDPLIMLVVGFGIELLILPALIVASILLAVTVIGIPFAILLWPAALVALALALVLGYTGAAAAAGDWFRNRFKGANGIAAGSFGALALGVLTIQALALVADLLGFLGLPWFFRFMFGFPGLVICYLAWTIGLGAACMTAFGTSRFGAKAAPQTVPPTPPPASDAGSEPDAGDAGAGSGDGDTPPVPEPPGEQKE; encoded by the coding sequence ATGAACATGCGGAACCGAATCGACCTCCGGACCCTGTTCCAGTCGCTGGAAGATCCCGTCGCACCGGCGGGACTCACGGAACGCATCATGCGGCAGGTCGCCGCAACCAGCCGGCCGCCCATGACGCCGGTCCGGCGGCCGATCCTGCCCTTCGCGATTCCCCACTGGGCCCGGTTGCCGCTGGCCGTCTCGGCCGCGGCGGCGGTCCTGCTGCTCACCGGCGCCGCCTGGCTGGCCCCCTCGTCCTGGCTGGGTCTGCTCGATAGCCTGCAGGCCTCGCTGTTCACCGCGGTCTGGCTGCTGACCCAGGCGGCGACCGTGCTGGCGGAGAGTGTGGCCCTGCTGAACGGAGCGGTCCGGGTCGGCGAGGTCCTCGACCTGATCCTGAACACGCCGGTGGCGACGATCACGATCGCAGCAGTCACGCTGCTCTGTCTGGTGGGGGTCGCTCTCCTTCACCGGCTGTCGCGGGCGCCCGTCCATCGGACACGGGGTCGAGGATTCAGAGCGGGCGCGCTTCTTGTCGCCTTCGGGCTGTGCTGCACCGGCCTGGCCTTCGGCCAGCCCCAACAGGAGGCCGAGACGGCCGGGGAGGACGCGCGGGAAGAGGCCGCCGCGGCGATCGAAGAGGTCCGGGAGCAGTTGGACGAAGCCCTCGAGGAGGCCGGCGAAAGCGCGCAGGGTGCGGTCGAGGATGCGATCGAGCGCATCGAGGATCTCGAGCGTGACCTGGCCGAAGCCGAAGATGCCGGCGGCGAGAGCGGGCCGGTGGTGCGCGTCGACCTCGACAACAAGGTCGCCTTCGGCAGCACGGTGCGGGTCGGTCGGGACGAAGTGGCCGACGACATCACCTCGATCGGCGGCGGCATCAAGGTCGACGGGGAAGTCCGTGGAGACGCCGTGGCCATCGGCGGCGAAGCGAAGATCGACGGCCGCGTGACCGGCGAGGTGGTCGCCATCGGCGGGGACGTGGAGCTCGGTCCGGACGCGGAAGTGCTGGGGGACATCGTCACCGTCGGCGGCAGAGTGAGCCTCGAAGAAGGCGCGACCGTCCTCGGAGAGATCTCCGAGGTCGACTGGGGCGACTTCGAGTGGGACTGGGACGGCGACTGGTTCGACGGCTGGAGCGGCGACTGGTTCCCCCGGGTCGGCGAGAGACCGCCCTTCTTCCGGGTGGGCAAGGTGTTCGAGTTCGTCCGGGCGATCATCTTCACTGGACTGCTCATCGTGCTCGCGGGCCTGGTTCTGCTCGTGTCGCCGAAGGGCGTCGACCGGGTCCGGGCCGCCGCGGTTTCGGATCCGCTGATCATGCTCGTGGTCGGCTTCGGCATCGAACTGCTCATCCTCCCGGCCCTGATCGTCGCCAGCATTCTGCTCGCGGTGACGGTGATCGGCATTCCGTTCGCCATCCTCCTCTGGCCGGCGGCGCTCGTTGCCCTGGCGCTCGCCCTCGTGCTCGGGTACACCGGAGCGGCGGCCGCAGCCGGCGACTGGTTCCGGAACCGCTTCAAGGGCGCCAACGGGATCGCGGCCGGGAGCTTCGGCGCTCTCGCCCTCGGCGTGCTGACGATCCAGGCCCTGGCCCTCGTGGCCGACCTGCTCGGCTTCCTGGGCCTGCCGTGGTTCTTCCGCTTCATGTTCGGTTTCCCCGGCCTCGTCATCTGCTACCTGGCGTGGACGATCGGCCTCGGCGCCGCCTGCATGACCGCCTTCGGCACGTCCCGCTTCGGCGCGAAGGCGGCCCCCCAGACCGTGCCGCCGACGCCTCCGCCGGCGAGTGACGCGGGTAGCGAGCCTGACGCGGGTGACGCGGGCGCTGGCTCGGGAGACGGCGACACACCGCCTGTCCCCGAACCGCCGGGCGAGCAGAAGGAGTAG
- a CDS encoding TVP38/TMEM64 family protein yields MKAGLALRIAAVVALVVALLLFGRRVAGYLPEFSAWVDGLGVWGPVVFVLGYTVATVAFIPGSLLTLAGGAIFGLAEGTALVFAGASLGATAAFLASRYMVRGAIERKVAAEPRFAAIDRAVGREGFKIVLLLRLTPVVPFVLLNYALGLTRVKLRDYVLAFSGMLPATLLYVYYGKVVGDLAEIAAGGGGERGWETWVFTGVGLVATIAVITVVTRIARRALREEVGE; encoded by the coding sequence ATGAAGGCCGGGCTGGCGCTTCGCATAGCCGCCGTCGTGGCCCTGGTCGTGGCGCTGTTGCTGTTCGGCCGGCGCGTGGCGGGTTACCTGCCCGAGTTCAGCGCCTGGGTGGACGGCCTCGGCGTGTGGGGGCCGGTCGTGTTCGTTCTTGGCTACACGGTGGCGACCGTCGCCTTCATCCCCGGTTCGCTGCTCACCCTCGCCGGGGGCGCCATCTTCGGCCTCGCTGAAGGCACCGCGCTGGTGTTCGCCGGCGCCTCGCTGGGCGCGACGGCCGCCTTCCTGGCGTCGAGATACATGGTCCGCGGAGCGATCGAACGGAAGGTCGCCGCGGAGCCCCGCTTCGCCGCGATCGACCGGGCGGTCGGCCGCGAGGGGTTCAAGATCGTCCTCCTCCTGCGCCTCACTCCAGTCGTCCCCTTCGTCCTGCTGAACTACGCCCTGGGGCTGACGAGAGTGAAGCTGCGCGACTACGTCCTGGCCTTCAGCGGCATGCTGCCGGCGACCCTGCTTTACGTGTACTACGGCAAGGTGGTCGGCGACCTGGCCGAGATCGCGGCCGGCGGCGGCGGGGAGCGGGGCTGGGAAACCTGGGTCTTCACGGGCGTCGGGCTGGTCGCCACGATCGCGGTCATCACGGTCGTCACCCGCATCGCCCGCCGGGCGCTCAGGGAAGAGGTGGGCGAGTGA
- the rfbB gene encoding dTDP-glucose 4,6-dehydratase: METLLVTGAAGFIGSNLAAAALADARGANRQVVVFDKLTYAGSLRNLERVADDPRYTFVRGDIADREAVRRVFAEHRPSAVLNLAAESHVDRSIDGPGAFVRTNVLGTYELLEAARLDLGGRPERERTGFRFIHVSTDEVFGSLGEAGRFREDTPYDPSSPYSASKAGADHLVRSWCRTYGLPAIVTNCSNNYGPYQFPEKLIPVMILNAASGLPLPVYGEGANVRDWLHVDDHCEGLLRVLRLGEPGQSYNFGGDAERTNLEVVEAVCSALEAEFPASENPSLAARGAGSYRDLVTFVEDRPGHDLRYAVDAAKARRDLNWAPRRDFETGLRETVRWYLDHPDWCEAVASGSERRRLGLQQRLTAAT; encoded by the coding sequence ATGGAGACGCTCCTCGTTACCGGCGCCGCCGGTTTCATCGGCAGCAACCTCGCGGCTGCCGCGCTCGCCGACGCTCGCGGTGCGAACCGCCAGGTGGTCGTGTTCGACAAGCTGACCTACGCGGGCAGCCTGCGCAACCTGGAGCGGGTGGCCGACGACCCCCGCTACACCTTCGTGCGTGGGGACATCGCGGACCGTGAAGCGGTGCGAAGGGTGTTCGCCGAGCACCGGCCGTCGGCAGTCCTGAACCTGGCGGCCGAAAGCCACGTGGACCGGTCGATCGACGGCCCCGGAGCCTTCGTGCGGACGAACGTTCTCGGCACCTACGAGCTCCTCGAGGCGGCCCGGCTCGATCTCGGCGGGCGGCCGGAACGGGAGCGGACGGGGTTCCGGTTCATCCACGTCTCGACCGACGAGGTGTTCGGAAGCCTCGGCGAGGCAGGGCGGTTCCGCGAGGACACGCCCTACGATCCGAGCTCGCCGTACTCGGCGTCCAAGGCGGGGGCGGATCATCTCGTGCGCTCCTGGTGCCGTACCTACGGCCTGCCGGCGATCGTGACGAACTGCTCGAACAACTACGGTCCCTACCAGTTTCCCGAGAAACTGATCCCGGTGATGATCCTGAACGCAGCATCCGGACTGCCGCTTCCGGTGTACGGCGAGGGTGCGAACGTCCGGGACTGGCTTCACGTGGACGACCACTGCGAGGGGCTGCTCCGTGTGCTCCGGCTGGGCGAGCCGGGCCAGAGCTACAACTTCGGCGGCGATGCGGAACGAACGAACCTCGAGGTCGTCGAGGCCGTCTGCTCGGCGCTCGAGGCGGAGTTCCCGGCCTCGGAGAATCCTTCACTGGCGGCGAGGGGGGCAGGGAGCTACCGGGACCTCGTGACCTTCGTCGAAGACCGGCCGGGCCATGATCTGCGCTATGCGGTCGACGCCGCCAAGGCGCGGAGAGATCTGAATTGGGCGCCGCGGCGCGACTTCGAAACGGGTCTCCGCGAGACGGTCCGCTGGTACCTCGATCACCCGGACTGGTGCGAGGCGGTCGCTTCCGGCAGCGAACGGCGCCGGCTGGGACTGCAGCAGCGGTTGACGGCGGCAACATGA
- a CDS encoding DUF4301 family protein codes for MSPTAVEEDLRAADREQLETHGIGVDEARRQLAILRDPPPKARLVRPALLGDGIDPLPAGSEADRLAEAGRAAASSGRLVRFVPASGAASRLFAELKAAAAGAPDDPVLGRFEKVRRHLPFDAAAGAAETLERYGDTPKALIPFHRYPGGEVRTALEEHLVEAAAVLGDGGGLAALHFSVASRHGPAFEALLAERLPALERRCGCRFEIALSHQSPATDSIALGERGGPFRLVEDPASPLLVRPGGHGALVRNLQGLADQGYDLIAMKNIDNMQPEPFQGPAVRGLRILAGMALELARSAGRPSRVCGVVPTLGTAGGGPFWVRDASGEVGLQIVETAQMDMEDAEQSAILGRSTHFNPVFMVCAVLAPGGEPYRLEDYVDHAASFLVDKSHGGRPLTALERPGLWNGSMAGWKTRFVDLPGEVYTPVKTVFDLAGEEHQCPAPAAFDGDDR; via the coding sequence ATGTCGCCGACCGCAGTCGAGGAGGATCTGCGCGCCGCCGACCGCGAGCAGCTCGAGACGCACGGCATCGGCGTGGACGAGGCGCGGCGCCAGCTCGCCATCCTGCGCGACCCGCCTCCGAAGGCCCGGCTGGTCCGGCCGGCCCTGCTCGGCGACGGCATCGACCCGCTGCCCGCCGGGTCCGAAGCGGACCGGCTTGCCGAAGCGGGCCGGGCGGCGGCCTCGTCCGGACGGTTGGTCCGGTTCGTGCCGGCTTCGGGCGCGGCCTCGCGGCTCTTCGCCGAGCTCAAGGCCGCCGCCGCCGGCGCCCCGGACGATCCGGTGCTCGGCCGCTTCGAGAAGGTCCGGCGCCATCTCCCCTTCGACGCCGCCGCCGGCGCGGCGGAAACTCTCGAACGGTACGGCGACACTCCGAAGGCCCTGATCCCCTTCCACCGCTATCCCGGCGGTGAGGTGCGCACGGCCCTCGAGGAGCACCTCGTCGAGGCGGCCGCCGTCCTCGGCGACGGCGGTGGATTGGCGGCGCTCCACTTCTCCGTCGCTTCGCGGCACGGGCCAGCGTTCGAGGCGTTGCTCGCCGAGCGGTTGCCGGCGCTCGAGCGGCGTTGCGGGTGCCGCTTCGAGATCGCCCTCTCCCACCAGTCGCCGGCCACCGACAGCATCGCCCTGGGCGAGCGGGGCGGGCCGTTCCGGCTCGTTGAGGATCCGGCGTCCCCACTGCTCGTCCGGCCCGGCGGTCATGGCGCGCTGGTTCGCAATCTCCAGGGACTGGCCGACCAGGGCTACGACCTCATCGCGATGAAGAACATCGACAACATGCAGCCGGAACCGTTCCAGGGCCCGGCGGTCAGGGGGCTGCGGATTCTGGCCGGCATGGCTCTGGAGCTGGCGCGGAGTGCAGGTCGACCGTCCCGGGTTTGCGGCGTCGTGCCGACCCTGGGCACGGCCGGCGGCGGTCCCTTCTGGGTGCGGGACGCGTCCGGCGAAGTCGGGCTGCAGATCGTGGAGACGGCCCAGATGGACATGGAGGACGCTGAACAGTCGGCGATCCTGGGCAGGTCCACGCACTTCAACCCGGTGTTCATGGTGTGCGCGGTTCTGGCGCCCGGCGGCGAACCGTACCGCCTCGAGGACTACGTCGATCACGCCGCCAGTTTCCTCGTGGACAAGAGTCACGGCGGCAGGCCGCTGACCGCGCTGGAGCGCCCCGGCCTGTGGAACGGCTCGATGGCCGGGTGGAAGACGCGGTTCGTCGACCTGCCCGGTGAGGTGTACACGCCGGTCAAGACCGTGTTCGACCTCGCCGGCGAAGAGCACCAGTGCCCGGCGCCAGCGGCCTTCGATGGGGACGACCGATGA
- a CDS encoding 3'(2'),5'-bisphosphate nucleotidase: MRLDPDSRNYAELADAVCAVRIASRVTRRLQAEIGGAFLTKDDRSPVTVADYAAQALVSLALPAEDAIVGEETSPDLVTPEGREVMTRVVDAVGSELPGVTAKQVGEAIDRCSSAGGASGRFWVLDPIDGTKGFLRGDQYAIALGLMEDGEVVGGVLGCPNLPSADGRGCLFAATRGRGAWELPLDEEGYAPRRIGVSPITDSTAAVFCESAVSMHSDRGGHAGIAERLGVTAAPVRMDSQCKYGAIARGDASIYLRLPSSATYREKIWDHAAGFIVVTEAGGAVTDAFGRELDFSLGRTLETNRGVVATNGLLHREVLAAASAVLPEAPAA; encoded by the coding sequence GTGCGCCTTGACCCGGACTCCAGGAACTACGCGGAACTGGCGGACGCGGTTTGCGCGGTCCGCATCGCGAGCCGGGTCACCCGGCGCCTGCAGGCAGAGATTGGGGGCGCCTTCCTGACCAAGGACGATCGCTCGCCGGTGACGGTCGCGGACTACGCGGCCCAGGCACTGGTCAGTCTTGCGCTGCCGGCGGAGGACGCCATCGTTGGTGAGGAGACATCGCCGGACCTCGTGACCCCCGAGGGGCGGGAAGTGATGACCAGGGTCGTGGACGCAGTCGGATCCGAACTTCCCGGCGTCACCGCGAAGCAGGTTGGCGAAGCGATCGATCGCTGTTCGAGCGCCGGCGGCGCGAGCGGCAGGTTCTGGGTGCTCGATCCGATCGATGGTACGAAGGGCTTCCTGCGCGGTGACCAGTACGCGATCGCGCTCGGCCTGATGGAGGACGGCGAGGTCGTGGGGGGAGTGCTCGGCTGTCCGAACCTACCCTCCGCGGACGGTCGCGGCTGCCTGTTCGCCGCCACCCGTGGACGGGGCGCCTGGGAGTTGCCGCTGGATGAGGAGGGGTACGCGCCCCGCCGGATCGGCGTTTCCCCGATTACCGACTCGACGGCCGCCGTGTTCTGTGAATCGGCGGTGTCTATGCACTCGGACCGGGGCGGGCATGCCGGGATAGCCGAGCGGCTCGGCGTCACGGCGGCTCCCGTGCGCATGGACAGCCAGTGCAAGTACGGAGCGATTGCGCGAGGCGACGCTTCGATCTACCTCCGCCTGCCCTCTTCCGCCACCTACCGCGAGAAGATCTGGGATCACGCCGCGGGATTCATCGTTGTGACGGAAGCCGGCGGCGCCGTTACGGACGCCTTCGGACGGGAGCTCGACTTCAGCCTGGGGCGGACTCTCGAAACGAATCGAGGGGTCGTGGCGACCAACGGTCTGCTGCACCGCGAGGTCCTGGCGGCGGCGTCGGCCGTCCTGCCGGAAGCTCCGGCGGCCTAG
- a CDS encoding sigma-70 family RNA polymerase sigma factor: MPHGPQDEAALVAEAIEGSELAFRTLVERYQRPVFSLVLRMVRDHGVAEDVTQEVFVKAWMALSRYDPRRRFASWLFKIASNAAIDQLRRKKLPTTPIETSDTDQLSILDRIEDERSESPDTLVKRRELSAALEAAVAALRPEYRLVVLLRFREELPYRDIAEATGMPLGTVKTNLRRARREIEERLRQDGVV, encoded by the coding sequence ATGCCCCACGGACCGCAGGATGAAGCCGCCCTGGTGGCGGAGGCGATCGAGGGTTCGGAACTCGCCTTCCGGACACTGGTCGAGCGCTACCAGCGGCCCGTCTTCAGTTTGGTCCTGCGGATGGTTCGGGACCACGGTGTCGCCGAGGACGTCACCCAGGAGGTCTTCGTCAAGGCCTGGATGGCGCTCTCCCGCTACGACCCCAGGCGACGTTTCGCAAGCTGGCTGTTCAAGATCGCGAGCAACGCCGCGATCGACCAGCTTCGCCGGAAGAAGCTCCCCACGACGCCGATCGAAACCAGCGACACGGACCAGCTGTCCATCCTGGACCGCATCGAGGACGAGCGCTCGGAGTCCCCCGACACCCTGGTCAAGCGGCGCGAATTGTCGGCCGCTCTCGAAGCGGCGGTGGCGGCTCTGCGACCCGAGTATCGACTCGTCGTTCTGCTCCGGTTCCGGGAGGAACTCCCCTACCGGGACATCGCGGAAGCGACCGGCATGCCGCTCGGAACCGTGAAGACGAACCTGCGCAGGGCGCGCCGCGAGATCGAGGAACGCCTGCGCCAGGATGGCGTAGTGTGA
- the rfbC gene encoding dTDP-4-dehydrorhamnose 3,5-epimerase: protein MSALPTVRATGLPSVLIVEPVVHRDGRGFFLESYNAATFAEGGIGRPWVQDNHSRSNRHTVRGLHLQCRRQQTKLVRVTRGEVFDVAVDVRRGSPSFLEWTGCLLSEDNFRQLFIPRGFAHGFCVVSETADVQYKCDEYYDGDDELAIAWNDPQVGIDWPIEEPLLSDRDRAAATIAGCFEQLPTFFY from the coding sequence GTGAGCGCCCTGCCAACGGTCCGCGCCACGGGGCTGCCCAGCGTGCTGATCGTCGAGCCGGTCGTTCATCGCGACGGCCGCGGTTTCTTTCTGGAGAGCTACAACGCGGCGACGTTCGCGGAAGGCGGCATCGGCCGGCCCTGGGTCCAGGACAACCACTCCCGGTCGAACCGGCACACTGTGCGGGGGCTGCATCTCCAGTGCCGCCGGCAGCAGACCAAGCTCGTCCGCGTCACCCGGGGCGAGGTGTTCGACGTCGCCGTCGACGTGCGGCGCGGCTCGCCGTCGTTCCTGGAGTGGACCGGCTGCCTGCTCTCCGAGGACAACTTCCGCCAGCTCTTCATTCCGCGCGGATTCGCCCACGGCTTCTGCGTGGTCAGCGAAACCGCGGACGTGCAGTACAAGTGCGACGAGTACTACGACGGCGACGACGAGCTCGCAATCGCCTGGAACGACCCGCAGGTCGGCATCGACTGGCCGATCGAGGAACCGCTGCTTTCCGACCGGGATCGCGCCGCGGCGACGATCGCGGGATGTTTCGAGCAGTTGCCGACGTTCTTCTACTGA